The DNA region GTCCATGCCGCGCGGCGCGGCGAAGGGATCGGCTCCGCGCTCATCGCCGCGTCGGAAAGCTGGGCGCGGCAGCGCGGGCTCGACTATCTCGAACTCAACGTCCTGGAAGAAAATATTCGGGCTGCCAGCCTGTACGAATCCTATGGATTTTCCCCCACCATGCGCGTCATGCGAAAAAAGCTCTGAAAATGGAAAAAACCGGCGGCAAAAAAGCCGCCGGTTTTTTGTTTTTCCTCTGTGCCCGGCAGGAACGCATACCCAGAGCGTCCTCAGGCGGAATAATTGCGGCTGGGCAGCCGCAGGGCGCTGACCTGTTTGAGAATCACGTAGAGCAGCGCCGTCTCGATGGGGAGCATGATGATATTTTTCACAATACGCGCCGCAACCAGCGCCACAAACGCGTCGCCATACAGCATCGAAAGCCACAGCGGGGTCAAAAACAGATTGTTGACCACCGTGACCGTCAGCCTGGCCATAAATACCCGGGGAAGGGTGACCCGTTTGCGGTAAAGGAACAGCCCATACAGAAATCCAACGATGAATTCGCTGATCGTAAAGCCAGGGAAAAAGGCTCCGCCGTCATTTCGGGTGAAATATTTGAGGATGTCAACCACCGCGCCGAGCGAGCCGGTCAACACCGGGCCGTAAAGCATCCCGGAAAGCGCAATCGGCAGGAAGGTGAAACTCACCCGCAGGACCTGGCTGAAAAAGATGGTGAACTGGTTCAAGATCACGCTCAGGGCGGACAGCAGCCCGGAGCCAGTGAGCGACCGCAGATTTTTGAGCTCCGCCGCGGAATCACTCACCAGCCGCGGCAGGCCAATGAATTCCGCGGCAAGGTATTTGGATTTTTCCAGCATAAAAAAACCTCCTTTCATGTAACATCGTTTGCTACATGAAAAGAGGGAGATCTCTTTGGATGCAGCAGCGGGATGCGAAGCCAATACCGCAAGGAACCCTTTTCGTCCACCCGGCAACTCCCCGTCCGGGCGGCACTTAACGCACTGGCTTCTACTCTGCTTTGGGTATGCAACCATAATATCATATTTTTTTCAAAATGCAACCCCCGCCAGTAAAATTCACAGACCAGCGGTTCAATGCGCAGCGCGGACCCGCCTTCGCGCTTCGGAAAGGTCGACCGACTGAAGCTTTTCGCGGATCTCCAGGATCGCCTGCGGGGTGACCGAAAGCTCGGTGACGCCAAGGGCCAAAAAGGTCTCAGTCATCCCCGGGTCCGCGGCTGCTTCGCCGCAAATCCCACACCAGATCCCATTTTCGGCCGCAGCTGCGGCTGCCATTTCAACCAGATGCAATACCGCCGGATGACTTGGATCATAAAGCTCCCGCAGGCTGTTGTCCTGCCGGCCCACAGCCAGTGTATACTGGATGAGATCGTTCGTCCCAATGGAAAAGAAATCCGCTTCTCTGGCCAGCTGCCCGCTCAAAAGCGCCGCGGCCGGCGTTTCGATCAGCACACCGACTTCCAGCTTGTCCGAAAAAGGAATCTGCTTTCCGGCAAGTTCCCGCCTGCACGCAGCGAGCATTTCCTTCACCTGCCGCACCTGCGCCACCGACGAAACCATCGGCAGCAGAACCGCAAGGTTCCCATAGGCCGAGGCGCGCAGCAGCGCCCGCAGCTGTGGATACAGCAGGTCGGTCCTCCGCAGCAGGAAACGGATTCCCCTGCATCCAAGCGCGGGGTTTTCCTCCTTTGGCAGACCGAGCATCTCCCCCATTTTTCCAGGGTCCGGGTCAAAGGTGCGTACCACCACCCGGCCGCCGTCCATCCCTTCCGCGACAGCGCGGTAGGCCGCAAACTGCGTCTGCTCGTCCGCGTATCCGGTTTCCTCCCGAAACAGGAATTCGGTGCGCAGAAGGCCAACGCCGTCCGCGTCGTTTTCGAGCGCGGCGCCGAGATCGGCGGTGTGGCCGAGGTTCGCGTCGACTTGGATGGTGATCCCATCCGCAGTCCGGTTGGGTGTGCCCTTATAAAGCTTCAAACGTTCACGCCGCGCCCGGTATTCCGCCTGTTTCTTCGTGTATTCCGCAAGGGTCGTATCATCCGGCGAAAGCACCACCGTCCCGGTGAAACCGTCCACAATGGCAAGCTCCTGTTCACGCACATCGGCGATCTGTTCCCCAAGGCCCACCACCGCTGGGATTTCCATCGTGCGCGCAAGGATCGCGGAATGCGAAATTCCCGATCCGCCGCTTGTCAGATAGGCCAGCGTCCCGGTGTGACCAAGGCGGATGGTTTCACTCGGCAGAAGGTCTCGCGCGGCCACAACCGCCGGGTGCGCGCTGTCCGGGAGCGCGCAGTCACTCTCCCCAGTCAGGGTACGCACAATCCGAACAGTGACATCCTCCATATCCGCGCCGCGGGCCTGCATATACGGATCGTCAAGGCCTTTGAACAGCTCTTCCAGCTGTTCGCCGGCCACCTGTACGGCATATTCCGCCGTATAACCTTCTGTACGAATCAGGCTGGTCACCCGTTCGGTATAGTCACAGTCCTCTATCAGCATCTGATGGATTTCAAAAATCGCGGATTCCTCCGGGCCCACCTGCCCGAGCGCCTTTTTTTCCAGTAGCGCGAGCATCCGCACCGCTTCGCGGCGCGCGGATTCAAACCGGGCGAGCTGTTCCTCCGCATCGGTCACGGTGCGGCGCTGCACCCGATGATTCGCATTGTCAAAAAAGAAGATTCGGCCGATCGCGATTCCGCGCGACGCACCGACGCCTTTTAAAATCCGCATGTCGTTCCTCCTTTTCCCGCCCCGGGAACCCTTGGAATACGTTCCGTCAGAAATTAATCCCTATTATAGACTGCCCGCTACGACACGTCAACCGTGGACAGACAGAAAATCCGCCCGGAAATTCAGTAAACTTCCGGGCGGATGCCAGCATCCAGCTGTTGATCATCCAATTGCGGCGAGCGTGTCGGCCTTCCAGCCTTCGCTTTCCGTCCTGCGCACGCCGAGAAAGCGCGTGACGCGCCCCTCGTTTTCAAAGATCTGCGCGAACGCCGCCTCGCTGCTGGCGACGGGTGAAAGGGTCAGCTCGTAGACCGCGTCGTTTTCACCTGAAGAGATCAAGCCGTCGACCACAACTTCCATCCGCATCCCATTCCATGCGGCAAAGTCCGTGGCGTTTGGATGCAGCCAGAGCGCATTCATCCCTTCCGCGTCGCCCGCGCGCATCGCGGACACAAACGCGTCGCAAGCCTGCTGCGCGGTGGCATAAACCGGTCCCGATACAGGCTTTTCAGTCTCAGGCGCGCCGCCCGCCGGGAACATCAGGTTGTCGAAGGCTGCGGCAGTCACGATCTGCCCGCTCACATCGGCATATTCGATCCATACGCGATCCCCTTCCTGGGTCAGGGCAAGTTCATCGCTGAGCACCGCAGGCAGCAGGAAAATACGGTCAGGCGCTTCGGAAAGGATCAGCTTATAGAGCGTCTGTCCTTCGGTAATCTCCGATGCAAAC from Anaerotruncus rubiinfantis includes:
- a CDS encoding folate family ECF transporter S component, which codes for MLEKSKYLAAEFIGLPRLVSDSAAELKNLRSLTGSGLLSALSVILNQFTIFFSQVLRVSFTFLPIALSGMLYGPVLTGSLGAVVDILKYFTRNDGGAFFPGFTISEFIVGFLYGLFLYRKRVTLPRVFMARLTVTVVNNLFLTPLWLSMLYGDAFVALVAARIVKNIIMLPIETALLYVILKQVSALRLPSRNYSA
- the ptsP gene encoding phosphoenolpyruvate--protein phosphotransferase: MRILKGVGASRGIAIGRIFFFDNANHRVQRRTVTDAEEQLARFESARREAVRMLALLEKKALGQVGPEESAIFEIHQMLIEDCDYTERVTSLIRTEGYTAEYAVQVAGEQLEELFKGLDDPYMQARGADMEDVTVRIVRTLTGESDCALPDSAHPAVVAARDLLPSETIRLGHTGTLAYLTSGGSGISHSAILARTMEIPAVVGLGEQIADVREQELAIVDGFTGTVVLSPDDTTLAEYTKKQAEYRARRERLKLYKGTPNRTADGITIQVDANLGHTADLGAALENDADGVGLLRTEFLFREETGYADEQTQFAAYRAVAEGMDGGRVVVRTFDPDPGKMGEMLGLPKEENPALGCRGIRFLLRRTDLLYPQLRALLRASAYGNLAVLLPMVSSVAQVRQVKEMLAACRRELAGKQIPFSDKLEVGVLIETPAAALLSGQLAREADFFSIGTNDLIQYTLAVGRQDNSLRELYDPSHPAVLHLVEMAAAAAAENGIWCGICGEAAADPGMTETFLALGVTELSVTPQAILEIREKLQSVDLSEARRRVRAAH